A DNA window from Ctenopharyngodon idella isolate HZGC_01 chromosome 10, HZGC01, whole genome shotgun sequence contains the following coding sequences:
- the LOC127521343 gene encoding uncharacterized protein LOC127521343 isoform X3 yields MKKMFLKLVLLCLWRLVGGIVEIKRVMEGDSVTLNSDLTEMKDDDLIQWRFGDGNTIIAEINKQFDRITVYDDVLDGRFRDRLKLDNQTGSLTITNTRPEHTGEYVLLINYMENCIYLSVIVSVMEGDSVTINSDLTEMKDVDVIRWKFEHALIAEINKRVDRITVYDDVLDGRFRDRLKLDNQTGSLTITNTTMKHAGDYKLQTNYKRDYFSLSVIVSVMEGDSVTLDSCLTEMKDVDVIRWKFEHALIAEINKQDDRFTVYDDVLDGRFRDRLKLDNQTGSLTITNITMKHAGDYELEIDIFNSFFIRLSVYARLPVPVISSNSSQCSSSSSSSCSLVCSAVNVSHVTLSWYKGNSLLSSISVSDLSISLSLPLEVEYQDKNTYSCVLNNPISHQTQHLDITQLCHTCSDSVHCCGPTEAVIRLVLSALVGVATVIILVYDIRSRRAERDQAQIHTSGSA; encoded by the exons atgaagaaaatgtttctcAAGTTAGTTTTGCTCTGTTTGTGGCGTCTGGTTG GTGGGATTGTTGAAATAAAGagagtgatggagggagattcagtcactctaaacTCTGATCTTACTGAAATGAAGGATGATGATCTGATTCAGTGGAGGTTTGGAGATGGAAACACTATAATAGCTGAAATCAATAAACAGTTCGACAGAAtcactgtatatgatgatgttcttgatgggagattcagagacagactgaagctggacaatcaaactggatctctgaccatcacaaacaccagaccTGAACATACTGGAGAATATGTACTATTGATCAACTATATGGAAAATTGTATCTATCTCTCTGTCATTG tgtcagtgatggagggagattcagtcactaTAAACTCTGATCTTACTGAAATGAAGGATGTTGATGTGATTCGGTGGAAGTTTGAACACGCTTTAATAGCTGAAATTAATAAACGGGTCGACAGAAtcactgtatatgatgatgttcttgatgggagattcagagacagactgaagctggacaatcaaactggatctctgaccatcacaaacaccacaATGAAACACGCTGGAGATTATAAACTACAGACCAACTATAAGAGGGATTATTTCAGTCTCTCTGTCATTG tgtcagtgatggagggagattcagtcactctcgACTCTTGTCTTACTGAAATGAAGGATGTTGATGTGATTCGGTGGAAGTTTGAACACGCTTTAATAGCTGAAATTAATAAACAGGATGACAGATtcactgtatatgatgatgttcttgatgggagattcagagacagactgaagctggacaatcaaactggatctctgaccatcacaaacatcacaatGAAACACGCTGGAGATTATGAACTAGAGATCGACAttttcaattctttttttattcgtCTCAGTGTCTACG ctcgtctgcctgttcctgtcatcagcagCAACTCTTCACagtgttcttcatcatcatcatcatcatgttcattggtgtgttcagcggtgaatgtgagtcatgtgactctctcctggtacaaaggaaacagtttattgtccagcatcagtgtgtctgatctcagcatcagtctctctctacctctggaggtggaatatcaggataaaaacacctacagctgtgtgctgaacaatcccatcagccaccagactcaacatctggacatcactcaactctgtcacacatgttcAG ACTCTGTCCACTGTTGTGGTCCTACTGAAGCTGTGATCCGATTGGTCCTCTCTGCTCtggtgggcgtggctactgtcaTTATTCTGGTTTATGACATCAGATCCAGAAGAGCTGAACGAGATCAAGCACAGATTCACACATCAG GAAGTGCTTAA
- the LOC127521343 gene encoding uncharacterized protein LOC127521343 isoform X2 — translation MKKMFLKLVLLCLWRLVGGIVEIKRVMEGDSVTLNSDLTEMKDDDLIQWRFGDGNTIIAEINKQFDRITVYDDVLDGRFRDRLKLDNQTGSLTITNTRPEHTGEYVLLINYMENCIYLSVIVSVMEGDSVTINSDLTEMKDVDVIRWKFEHALIAEINKRVDRITVYDDVLDGRFRDRLKLDNQTGSLTITNTTMKHAGDYKLQTNYKRDYFSLSVIVSVMEGDSVTLDSCLTEMKDVDVIRWKFEHALIAEINKQDDRFTVYDDVLDGRFRDRLKLDNQTGSLTITNITMKHAGDYELEIDIFNSFFIRLSVYARLPVPVISSNSSQCSSSSSSSCSLVCSAVNVSHVTLSWYKGNSLLSSISVSDLSISLSLPLEVEYQDKNTYSCVLNNPISHQTQHLDITQLCHTCSDSVHCCGPTEAVIRLVLSALVGVATVIILVYDIRSRRAERDQAQIHTSGSA, via the exons atgaagaaaatgtttctcAAGTTAGTTTTGCTCTGTTTGTGGCGTCTGGTTG GTGGGATTGTTGAAATAAAGagagtgatggagggagattcagtcactctaaacTCTGATCTTACTGAAATGAAGGATGATGATCTGATTCAGTGGAGGTTTGGAGATGGAAACACTATAATAGCTGAAATCAATAAACAGTTCGACAGAAtcactgtatatgatgatgttcttgatgggagattcagagacagactgaagctggacaatcaaactggatctctgaccatcacaaacaccagaccTGAACATACTGGAGAATATGTACTATTGATCAACTATATGGAAAATTGTATCTATCTCTCTGTCATTG tgtcagtgatggagggagattcagtcactaTAAACTCTGATCTTACTGAAATGAAGGATGTTGATGTGATTCGGTGGAAGTTTGAACACGCTTTAATAGCTGAAATTAATAAACGGGTCGACAGAAtcactgtatatgatgatgttcttgatgggagattcagagacagactgaagctggacaatcaaactggatctctgaccatcacaaacaccacaATGAAACACGCTGGAGATTATAAACTACAGACCAACTATAAGAGGGATTATTTCAGTCTCTCTGTCATTG tgtcagtgatggagggagattcagtcactctcgACTCTTGTCTTACTGAAATGAAGGATGTTGATGTGATTCGGTGGAAGTTTGAACACGCTTTAATAGCTGAAATTAATAAACAGGATGACAGATtcactgtatatgatgatgttcttgatgggagattcagagacagactgaagctggacaatcaaactggatctctgaccatcacaaacatcacaatGAAACACGCTGGAGATTATGAACTAGAGATCGACAttttcaattctttttttattcgtCTCAGTGTCTACG ctcgtctgcctgttcctgtcatcagcagCAACTCTTCACagtgttcttcatcatcatcatcatcatgttcattggtgtgttcagcggtgaatgtgagtcatgtgactctctcctggtacaaaggaaacagtttattgtccagcatcagtgtgtctgatctcagcatcagtctctctctacctctggaggtggaatatcaggataaaaacacctacagctgtgtgctgaacaatcccatcagccaccagactcaacatctggacatcactcaactctgtcacacatgttcAG ACTCTGTCCACTGTTGTGGTCCTACTGAAGCTGTGATCCGATTGGTCCTCTCTGCTCtggtgggcgtggctactgtcaTTATTCTGGTTTATGACATCAGATCCAGAAGAGCTGAACGAGATCAAGCACAGATTCACACATCAG